Proteins encoded in a region of the Magallana gigas chromosome 8, xbMagGiga1.1, whole genome shotgun sequence genome:
- the LOC105346031 gene encoding zinc metalloproteinase nas-14 isoform X2: MKTCIVPVVIILSFVRDVFSQGDRRRPPVGATIDQLIARSMGGIEGYVNISNQLVTPDSKILAELDMYLTYDQYKILYSSERQRTKRKAVRSGVLRWPSGEIPYEFKWGAYSNSEKYLIRVAMREWEKYTCLRFRKRQRENNYVMFQDNFGCNSQLGMVGGGQPLNLDRNGCRYKGLYLHEIGHAVGLVHEHQRPIRDQFIRINYGNVHPSLRQWFQKYPQYRINNFNISYEFSSVMHYGITAFSVDGRSKTIETQPQYRSQEPEIGRVYSKELSFTDIATVNNMYHCNRHCSRNIRCRDGGYVDQNCRCVCPDGSSDCEEGKAPQFQFCRNQDKDWSCSVWAKQGECDRNPRYMKSKCARACGVCSDAMAADKVVGDQCVNAFPDDKCKSWKELGDCVANKVWMSQNCKKACGVCDSSNDSTGTGCSNRQPDKKCDDWAVRGECTVNPRWMARNCQKSCQQCTDGSGTTSRIPNTTPTPRPTVRTTAATTTTTTTERTTTSEPFTTVDNGTVATTTTTTTERTTSSEPSTSVDNVTSSTTEPPTTVDTTTTRDENLTTTIPWQSTTTTSRPSTTTVYTPPTRTTTISPTTRKPVRLLPKAPVISVIEITPDLVRFQVSFRRDDGSTLKLLVVKPFQRELKYKNYPIGM, translated from the exons ATGAAGACTTGTATCGTCCCCGTTGTCATTATACTG AGCTTTGTGCGTGATGTGTTTTCCCAGGGAGACAGACGGCGGCCCCCTGTTGGAGCCACCATAGACCAACTGATAGCCCGGTCCATGGGAGGAATAGAAG GTTATGTTAACATAAGCAACCAACTGGTGACTCCTGATTCCAAGATTCTGGCAGAATTAGACATGTACCTCACTTATGACCAGTACAAGATTCTCTATTCTTCTGAAAG ACAAAGAACAAAGCGGAAGGCAGTGCGATCGGGTGTACTGCGTTGGCCAAGTGGTGAAATACCTTACGAATTCAAATGGGGCGCATACA GTAACTCGGAGAAATATCTAATCCGTGTCGCCATGCGTGAATGGGAAAAGTATACGTGTCTGCGATTTAGAAAAAGACAGAGAGAGAATAACTATGTTATGTTTCAAGACAATTTTGG CTGTAACTCCCAGTTAGGCATGGTCGGTGGAGGACAGCCTTTGAATCTAGACAGAAATGGCTGCCGATAC AAAGGGCTTTATCTTCATGAGATTGGGCACGCTGTTGGTTTGGTTCACGAACACCAGCGGCCGATTCGGGATCAGTTTATTCGAATCAATTACGGAAATGTACATCCAAGTCTACGACAATGGTTTCAGAAGTATCCACAGTACCGAATTAACAACTTTAATATTTCTTACGAGTTTTCCTCTGTCATGCATTACGGAATCACG GCATTTTCTGTTGATGGGCGATCAAAAACTATAGAGACGCAGCCTCAGTACAGATCACAGGAACCGGAAATAGGACGCGTGTATTCCAAGGAGTTGTCCTTCACCGATATAGCCACTGTTAACAATATGTATCATTGTA ATAGACACTGCAGTAGAAATATACGCTGTAGAGATGGCGGCTATGTAGACCAGAATTGTCGGTGTGTCTGTCCGGACGGGTCGTCAGACTGTGAAGAAGGCAAAGCTCCACAATTTCAGT TCTGTAGGAATCAGGACAAGGATTGGTCGTGCAGTGTGTGGGCCAAACAAGGAGAGTGCGACAGAAACCCTAGGTACATGAAATCCAAGTGTGCGCGGGCGTGTGGGGTGTGCAGTGACGCAATGGCCGCCGATAAAG TGGTTGGAGACCAGTGCGTGAATGCTTTTCCCGATGACAAGTGTAAAAGCTGGAAAGAGCTTGGAGACTGTGTGGCCAACAAAGTATGGATGTCACAGAACTGTAAAAAGGCATGTGGAGTCTGTGACAGTAGCAACGACTCCACCGGAA CTGGGTGCTCAAACAGGCAACCCGACAAGAAGTGTGACGACTGGGCAGTGAGGGGAGAATGTACTGTCAATCCGAGATGGATGGCGAGAAATTGCCAGAAGTCGTGTCAACAATGTACCGACGGCAGTGGTACAACTTCCAGAATACCAAATACCACTCCCACTCCTAGACCCACCGTACGAACGACTGCtgccaccaccaccaccaccaccacagaAAGAACCACAACCTCAGAACCATTTACCACTGTGGATAATGGGACTGTtgccaccaccaccaccaccaccacagaAAGAACCACAAGCTCAGAACCATCTACCTCTGTGGATAATGTTACTTCTTCTACCACAGAACCGCCTACCACTGTAGATACGACCACTACCAGAGACGAGAATCTAACGACTACAATCCCATGGCAGTCTACCACTACCACCAGTCGACCGTCTACAACCACTGTATATACTCCACCGACCCGAACTACTACAATATCACCTACAACACGGAAACCGG TCAGACTCTTACCAAAGGCACCTGTTATTTCGGTAATAGAAATCACACCAGACTTGGTCAGATTCCAAGTGTCATTCCGGAGAGATGATGGATCTACACTCAAACTTCTTGTTGTCAAACCATTCCAGAGGGAACTGAAATATAAAAACTATCCAATAG GCAtgtaa
- the LOC105348327 gene encoding uncharacterized protein has protein sequence MLRVCTPATVHSQCQGRMRSPLRSNVANELRQHIIELVHEQKEENLDMNVEESAIIYQIKKKGGIAPIEPMKSKEDKQNEKVKKIHLKMLKETRGRGAHRFPALDFGDLSQREDQRTASAKTVRFRVEDNNGHEPGTQNPGYEVRGSAIKSSSGFHKSVPLILRRTEAAQRQAQIHTSLQVFKRRLKFNNNPNSYLAPNSTVRESDYIIRRVPLQLDVQNKSSGNHSVPLAPRISVSSKLHARPRTPTSARQRSNSPRRPSSSNTRPQSGGLKSPGSTEEKKVKFSYRLPDNIGKELFREDPEIIPSVNTYVVEQTQAKFGGKYETQAMLNEHNLGVHDALYSGDEKKIRIHEETKVDTRLIRWVEESTNINFTRRINRIRSASTERFYRSESTERLRTGSADSRHSRKFLEDPSINCSKTLVNDAKVKTEED, from the coding sequence ATGCTGCGAGTGTGCACCCCAGCCACTGTACACAGCCAGTGTCAAGGACGCATGCGCAGTCCTCTGCGATCGAATGTAGCTAATGAACTTCGGCAACACATCATCGAGTTAGTGCATGAACAGAAAGAGGAAAACCTCGATATGAATGTGGAAGAATCGGcaataatatatcaaataaaaaagaaagggGGTATCGCTCCAATTGAACCAATGAAAAGCAAGGAGGACAAACAAAATGAGAAAGTCAAAAAAATTCACTTGAAAATGTTGAAAGAGACTCGAGGCAGAGGAGCACATCGTTTTCCCGCGCTGGACTTTGGTGATCTTTCTCAGAGGGAGGATCAGCGGACGGCTAGTGCTAAAACCGTGAGATTCAGGGTCGAAGATAACAATGGCCACGAGCCAGGAACGCAAAACCCCGGATACGAAGTTCGCGGCAGTGCCATAAAATCTTCCTCCGGATTTCATAAATCTGTTCCTTTAATATTACGCAGAACCGAGGCAGCACAGAGACAAGCACAGATTCACACTTCATTGCAGGTGTTCAAACGGCGCTTAAAGTTTAACAACAACCCGAATAGTTACTTGGCTCCGAACAGTACTGTTCGTGAGTCGGATTATATCATTCGTAGAGTTCCTCTTCAGCTTGATGTACAGAATAAATCGAGTGGTAATCACAGTGTCCCCCTGGCGCCGAGAATATCAGTGTCGTCAAAGTTACACGCCCGTCCTAGAACCCCTACCTCTGCCAGACAGAGATCGAACTCTCCTCGTCGTCCATCTTCCTCCAATACTCGGCCTCAAAGTGGAGGTCTGAAATCACCCGGTTCCACCGAAGAGAAAAAGGTCAAGTTTTCCTACAGACTTCCGGATAACATCGGAAAGGAACTGTTTCGGGAAGATCCGGAAATCATTCCCAGTGTTAACACGTACGTTGTCGAACAAACTCAGGCTAAATTCGGTGGAAAGTACGAAACGCAAGCAATGTTGAATGAGCATAACTTGGGAGTCCATGACGCGCTCTATTCCGGTGACGAAAAGAAAATTAGAATTCACGAAGAAACGAAAGTTGACACTAGGCTTATTCGTTGGGTCGAAGAATctacaaatattaatttcacaaGACGAATTAACCGAATTCGATCAGCGTCGACCGAACGCTTTTATCGATCTGAGTCGACGGAACGTTTAAGAACAGGGTCTGCCGACTCGAGACATAGTAGAAAATTCCTGGAAGATCCCTCTATTAATTGTTCAAAAACGCTTGTCAACGATGCGAAAGTGAAAACCGAAGAAGACTAA
- the LOC105346031 gene encoding zinc metalloproteinase nas-15 isoform X1: protein MKTCIVPVVIILSFVRDVFSQGDRRRPPVGATIDQLIARSMGGIEGYVNISNQLVTPDSKILAELDMYLTYDQYKILYSSERQRTKRKAVRSGVLRWPSGEIPYEFKWGAYSNSEKYLIRVAMREWEKYTCLRFRKRQRENNYVMFQDNFGCNSQLGMVGGGQPLNLDRNGCRYKGLYLHEIGHAVGLVHEHQRPIRDQFIRINYGNVHPSLRQWFQKYPQYRINNFNISYEFSSVMHYGITAFSVDGRSKTIETQPQYRSQEPEIGRVYSKELSFTDIATVNNMYHCNRHCSRNIRCRDGGYVDQNCRCVCPDGSSDCEEGKAPQFQFCRNQDKDWSCSVWAKQGECDRNPRYMKSKCARACGVCSDAMAADKVVGDQCVNAFPDDKCKSWKELGDCVANKVWMSQNCKKACGVCDSSNDSTGTGCSNRQPDKKCDDWAVRGECTVNPRWMARNCQKSCQQCTDGSGTTSRIPNTTPTPRPTVRTTAATTTTTTTERTTTSEPFTTVDNGTVATTTTTTTERTTSSEPSTSVDNVTSSTTEPPTTVDTTTTRDENLTTTIPWQSTTTTSRPSTTTVYTPPTRTTTISPTTRKPVRLLPKAPVISVIEITPDLVRFQVSFRRDDGSTLKLLVVKPFQRELKYKNYPIELTDGGPRVIEVKYSGLKPKSAYSFRFYAISDAGSGQYIDEKIMTKAKEIAVTRSTCGNKYPDEKCQRLETKWKFCRVHRLWMSKNCKETCGLCPIQRDEATTGRTGDPNCQDADKYCRDWSRFGHCQSNASYMLKYCKAACRVCTPTAV from the exons ATGAAGACTTGTATCGTCCCCGTTGTCATTATACTG AGCTTTGTGCGTGATGTGTTTTCCCAGGGAGACAGACGGCGGCCCCCTGTTGGAGCCACCATAGACCAACTGATAGCCCGGTCCATGGGAGGAATAGAAG GTTATGTTAACATAAGCAACCAACTGGTGACTCCTGATTCCAAGATTCTGGCAGAATTAGACATGTACCTCACTTATGACCAGTACAAGATTCTCTATTCTTCTGAAAG ACAAAGAACAAAGCGGAAGGCAGTGCGATCGGGTGTACTGCGTTGGCCAAGTGGTGAAATACCTTACGAATTCAAATGGGGCGCATACA GTAACTCGGAGAAATATCTAATCCGTGTCGCCATGCGTGAATGGGAAAAGTATACGTGTCTGCGATTTAGAAAAAGACAGAGAGAGAATAACTATGTTATGTTTCAAGACAATTTTGG CTGTAACTCCCAGTTAGGCATGGTCGGTGGAGGACAGCCTTTGAATCTAGACAGAAATGGCTGCCGATAC AAAGGGCTTTATCTTCATGAGATTGGGCACGCTGTTGGTTTGGTTCACGAACACCAGCGGCCGATTCGGGATCAGTTTATTCGAATCAATTACGGAAATGTACATCCAAGTCTACGACAATGGTTTCAGAAGTATCCACAGTACCGAATTAACAACTTTAATATTTCTTACGAGTTTTCCTCTGTCATGCATTACGGAATCACG GCATTTTCTGTTGATGGGCGATCAAAAACTATAGAGACGCAGCCTCAGTACAGATCACAGGAACCGGAAATAGGACGCGTGTATTCCAAGGAGTTGTCCTTCACCGATATAGCCACTGTTAACAATATGTATCATTGTA ATAGACACTGCAGTAGAAATATACGCTGTAGAGATGGCGGCTATGTAGACCAGAATTGTCGGTGTGTCTGTCCGGACGGGTCGTCAGACTGTGAAGAAGGCAAAGCTCCACAATTTCAGT TCTGTAGGAATCAGGACAAGGATTGGTCGTGCAGTGTGTGGGCCAAACAAGGAGAGTGCGACAGAAACCCTAGGTACATGAAATCCAAGTGTGCGCGGGCGTGTGGGGTGTGCAGTGACGCAATGGCCGCCGATAAAG TGGTTGGAGACCAGTGCGTGAATGCTTTTCCCGATGACAAGTGTAAAAGCTGGAAAGAGCTTGGAGACTGTGTGGCCAACAAAGTATGGATGTCACAGAACTGTAAAAAGGCATGTGGAGTCTGTGACAGTAGCAACGACTCCACCGGAA CTGGGTGCTCAAACAGGCAACCCGACAAGAAGTGTGACGACTGGGCAGTGAGGGGAGAATGTACTGTCAATCCGAGATGGATGGCGAGAAATTGCCAGAAGTCGTGTCAACAATGTACCGACGGCAGTGGTACAACTTCCAGAATACCAAATACCACTCCCACTCCTAGACCCACCGTACGAACGACTGCtgccaccaccaccaccaccaccacagaAAGAACCACAACCTCAGAACCATTTACCACTGTGGATAATGGGACTGTtgccaccaccaccaccaccaccacagaAAGAACCACAAGCTCAGAACCATCTACCTCTGTGGATAATGTTACTTCTTCTACCACAGAACCGCCTACCACTGTAGATACGACCACTACCAGAGACGAGAATCTAACGACTACAATCCCATGGCAGTCTACCACTACCACCAGTCGACCGTCTACAACCACTGTATATACTCCACCGACCCGAACTACTACAATATCACCTACAACACGGAAACCGG TCAGACTCTTACCAAAGGCACCTGTTATTTCGGTAATAGAAATCACACCAGACTTGGTCAGATTCCAAGTGTCATTCCGGAGAGATGATGGATCTACACTCAAACTTCTTGTTGTCAAACCATTCCAGAGGGAACTGAAATATAAAAACTATCCAATAG AATTAACAGATGGCGGACCTAGAGTTATAGAAGTGAAGTACTCCGGTCTAAAACCAAAGTCTGCATATTCCTTCCGATTCTATGCAATAAGTGATGCTGGATCTGGTCAatatattgatgaaaaaataatgacaaaagCCAAAG AAATTGCAGTGACAAGAAGCACCTGTGGGAACAAATACCCAGATGAGAAATGTCAGAGATTAGAAACAAAATGGAAGTTCTGTAGAGTGCACAGATTGTGGATGTCAAAGAACTGTAAAGAGACATGTGGGTTATGCCCGATACAGAGAGACGAAGCAACGACCGGAA GGACAGGAGACCCTAACTGTCAGGACGCTGATAAATACTGTCGGGACTGGTCCCGCTTCGGACACTGTCAATCGAACGCGTCCTACATGCTGAAATACTGCAAAGCGGCGTGCAGGGTGTGTACACCAACTGCCGTATAA
- the LOC105348328 gene encoding uncharacterized protein, whose amino-acid sequence MGPLVGSYREEDKENYSMPRTPYSRRTRSSDDGLMAFDSCSEFSFDDSLTDEGRLSRSLQSWMPNYVIVPIEPMVKPPRQPVYSGRLGKMPSLQRVPSDESIHTKLSLLSCSTRDISPDERLSTATKRRRTRRRNVGSRAQSANEKPKLNWEDFARQRSKGALDKFSKTHNAMRMDVIQQFEDDESEAFRMMDKDEQRMLKAVGIRRSRLYGGELKKSPSLSDVRDTYTPPKPKTTTNRRSLSVGAKPRSRGINLEEIRQQRIREKIALMQQRQRSRGGRRSFLAHRKQTRTTITTTSSTGSNAPATPSPRSVSPANNNPEEQVSVWKGDQQILEMDLRRGLTKRVQKKIMSTTMAINLVTGYGESNEQQRVIGRHEEFPSYVDEDYCSVPKMVQRIRITPDLSMVIKDDIRVRMGRPRYHEIKTRDLEVWNRGQLLNRSHRNLKVFNWLHSLKENEFEKDIEPYIDDSVPASPDDVDVLHIEAADEPDIKPLYLKKFKMKGKKRKV is encoded by the coding sequence ATGGGGCCATTGGTTGGCTCCTATAGGGAGGAAGATAAGGAGAATTACAGCATGCCGCGAACTCCGTATTCAAGAAGGACGAGAAGTTCGGACGACGGACTTATGGCGTTCGATTCTTGTTCTGAGTTCAGCTTTGATGACTCCTTGACAGACGAAGGCCGTCTGTCCAGATCCCTTCAATCGTGGATGCCCAATTACGTCATTGTACCGATTGAACCCATGGTCAAACCGCCCCGGCAGCCGGTGTACTCCGGGCGACTGGGTAAAATGCCGAGTTTACAACGTGTTCCGAGTGATGAGTCCATTCATACTAAATTATCCCTGCTCTCTTGTTCAACACGAGACATATCTCCTGATGAACGTTTAAGCACTGCTACTAAACGTCGACGTACCAGGAGGAGAAACGTGGGTTCAAGAGCCCAGTCGGCAAATGAAAAGCCAAAACTGAACTGGGAAGATTTCGCGAGGCAGCGTTCGAAAGGTGCTCtagataaattttcaaaaacgcACAACGCAATGCGAATGGATGTAATCCAGCAATTCGAAGATGACGAAAGTGAGGCTTTCCGAATGATGGACAAAGACGAACAGAGAATGTTGAAAGCAGTTGGCATCAGAAGAAGTCGGTTATACGGAGGAGAGCTCAAAAAGTCTCCCAGCCTCAGTGACGTCAGAGATACGTATACTCCTCCCAAACCCAAAACTACCACGAATCGGAGGTCGTTGTCAGTTGGTGCTAAACCTCGAAGTCGCGGGATAAACTTAGAGGAAATAAGACAACAGAGAATAAGAGAAAAAATAGCTCTGATGCAACAGAGACAACGCTCCAGGGGAGGCAGACGTTCGTTTCTCGCTCATCGAAAGCAAACTCGGACGACCATCACCACGACTTCAAGCACGGGTTCAAACGCACCGGCCACGCCCTCCCCTCGATCAGTGTCTCCAGCTAACAACAACCCAGAGGAACAGGTATCCGTGTGGAAGGGCGACCAACAGATCCTGGAGATGGATTTACGGCGGGGCTTGACGAAACgtgttcagaaaaaaattatgtctaccaCAATGGCAATTAATCTAGTAACTGGTTACGGGGAATCAAACGAACAGCAACGGGTGATCGGTCGCCACGAGGAGTTTCCCTCCTATGTCGACGAAGACTATTGCTCCGTCCCCAAGATGGTACAGAGGATTCGTATCACGCCAGATTTAAGCATGGTCATTAAAGACGATATACGTGTTCGAATGGGAAGACCTCGATACCACGAGATAAAGACTAGGGATTTGGAAGTGTGGAACAGGGGACAGTTGTTGAACCGATCCCACAGGAACCTGAAGGTGTTCAACTGGCTCCACAGTCTAAAGGAGAACGAGTTTGAGAAAGACATTGAGCCATACATTGATGACAGCGTTCCCGCCTCTCCTGATGACGTAGACGTTCTTCACATCGAGGCGGCGGACGAGCCCGACATTAAACCACTCTAtttgaaaaagtttaaaatgaagggcaagaaaagaaaagtttaa
- the LOC105348329 gene encoding fumarylacetoacetate hydrolase domain-containing protein 2, producing MRFVQFERGGDRRVGVEIRDGGDIVDLCAGDSSIPSDMRSFIEGGQKTLLAAKSVIDRGGSIIPRDSVKIVAPIYNPDKVLCVGMNYKDHCEEQNAPVPIEPVIFNKFPSSIIGPTEDLQYPKETQKLDWEVELTIVIGKDAKRVQESDAMNYVFGYTVAHDVSARDWQLEPGKNGGQWLIGKAMDGFCPLGPAIVMKEDINDPHNLGLRCRVNGVTKQDSNTNQLVHKTAAMVSFISRFMTLRPGDVILTGTPPGVGVFRKPPEYLKRGDVVECEIDGIGKVVNKIV from the exons ATGCGCTTCGTACAGTTTGAGAGGGGCGGGGACCGACGTGTGGGGGTAGAGATTCGGGATGGAGGAGACATCGTGGACTTGTGTGCTGGAGACTCCAGTATACCATCAGACATGCGGAGCTTTATTGAGGGTGGCCAAAAGACATTGCTTGCAGCAAAAAG TGTGATAGACAGGGGTGGATCAATTATTCCGAGGGACTCCGTCAAAATAGTGGCCCCCATCTACAACCCCGACAAGGTGCTATGTGTGGGGATGAACTACAAAGACCACTGTGAGGAGCAGAATGCCCCTGTACCCATAGAACCAGTCATCTTCAACAAATTCCCAAGCAGCATTATAGGCCCCACAGAGGACCTCCAATACCCAAAGGAAACGCAG AAATTGGACTGGGAAGTTGAGCTCACAATTGTTATTGGAAAAGATGCCAAACGAGTTCAG GAGAGTGACGCAATGAATTACGTCTTTGGCTACACTGTGGCTCATGACGTCAGCGCCCGGGACTGGCAGCTCGAGCCCGGGAAAAATGGCGGACAGTGGCTGATCGGGAAAGCCATGGACGGCTTCTGCCCCTTGGGCCCCGCCATTGTAATGAAAGAAGACATCAAtg ATCCACACAATCTTGGATTGCGATGTAGAGTGAATGGGGTAACCAAACAGGACAGTAACACCAATCAACTCGTCCACAAGACCGCCGCCATGGTATCATTTATTTCCAG GTTTATGACCTTACGGCCAGGGGACGTTATTCTGACAGGTACCCCACCCGGAGTTGGGGTCTTTAGAAAACCACCAGAATACCTAAAG agaGGTGACGTTGTAGAGTGTGAAATTGATGGCATTGGAAAAGTGGTCAACAAGATAGTGTAG
- the LOC105330108 gene encoding putative aminopeptidase W07G4.4, which yields MSANNGLPKLIPCLDINDPQFDGVVVVTDTVQKLVDNKLDKVAAAVQEYAKVDSAFNKDVVLINTDAVPSKRLIFAPTGPLNRDYDDVRRFYDAAEKGIKRALQAGCKKPLLVRPVDNSFPKAGSVTTLGCLSALYVPLEIREDVPSRASKAEAVGIWCNSEERVQQGIVLANAVEAGRIVTRDIGGSDPERMAAPNVAKYVEEVFKGTCIKVSVKSDQDQLNKEYPLYGAVNRAASQVSRHQGRVIFLEYTGEGNTEKTLFLVGKGVTYDTGGADIKAGGVMAGMHRDKCGAAAVAGFFKILSEMKPKGLKVVGAMAMVRNSVGSNCYVADEIITSRAGVRVRVGNTDAEGRMAMADVLCHLKEQALSAVNPQLFTIATLTGHVIRAYGENYSAILDNGPARNMNNAQEIQAAGDEWADPFEISTLRRDDYDFHRGKSEYEDVLQCNNSPSSATARGHQTPAAFLIEASGLEKHGKDSDKPLPYSHLDIAGSSGPFPGVPTGAPIVAMAARFVFPRC from the exons ATGTCAGCCAATAATGG attACCCAAACTGATCCCATGTTTGGACATAAATGACCCTCAGTTTGATGGAGTGGTGGTTGTTACAGACACTGTCCAAAAGCTAGTGGACAATAAGCTTGATAAAGTTGCTGCTGCAGTACAGGAATACGCAAAA GTGGACTCTGCTTTTAACAAAGATGTAGTTTTGATAAACACAGATGCTGTTCCATCAAAAAGATTA ATCTTTGCCCCTACTGGGCCTTTGAACAGGGACTATGATGATGTGAGAAGATTTTATGATGCAGCTGAAAAAGGAATCAAGAG agCCCTGCAAGCTGGATGTAAGAAACCCCTCCTTGTTCGTCCAGTAGACAACAGTTTCCCTAAGGCAGGGAGTGTCACCACACTAGGATGTCTGTCAGCCCTCTATGTG CCCTTGGAGATCCGTGAGGATGTTCCCTCCAGAGCCAGTAAAGCGGAGGCGGTGGGGATCTGGTGTAACTCGGAGGAGCGGGTTCAACAAGGGATTGTCCTGGCAAACGCTGTGGAAGCTGGAAG aatTGTGACCAGAGATATTGGTGGATCTGACCCCGAGAGAATGGCGGCCCCTAATGTTGCCAAATACGTGGAGGAGGTGTTCAAGGGAACATGCATCAAG GTTTCTGTGAAGTCAGACCAGGACCAGTTGAACAAGGAGTACCCTCTGTATGGAGCTGTCAATAGGGCAGCCAGTC AGGTTAGCAGGCACCAAGGCAGGGTGATTTTTCTGGAATACACAGGAGAAGGAAACACTGAGAAGACTCTGTTCTTAGTCGGCAAG GGTGTGACCTATGACACTGGTGGAGCTGACATCAAGGCCGGTGGGGTGATGGCGGGGATGCACAGGGACAAGTGTGGGGCAGCAGCTGTGGCAGGATTCTTCAAG ATTTTGAGTGAAATGAAACCAAAAGGTCTGAAGGTTGTTGGAGCCATGGCAATGGTCAGAAACAGTGTAGGATCAA ACTGCTATGTGGCTGATGAGATCATCACTTCACGCGCTGGGGTCAGAGTTCGGGTCGGGAACACTGACGCTGAGGGACGAATGGCAATGGCCGATGTTCTCTGTCATCTTAAAGAGCAG GCATTGAGTGCTGTCAACCCTCAGCTGTTTACCATTGCCACTCTAACTGGTCACGTGATCAGAGCCTATGGAGAAAATTACTCG GCTATTCTTGACAATGGACCAGCTAGAAACATGAACAATGCCCAAGAGATTCAGGCAGCAGGGGATGAGTGGGCAGATCCATTCGAGATCTCCACCCTCAGGAGAGAT GACTACGACTTCCACCGTGGCAAGTCGGAGTATGAGGATGTCCTGCAATGTAACAACTCCCCCTCCTCCGCCACGGCCCGTGGTCACCAGACACCCGCCGCATTCCTGATAGAGGCCTCAGGGCTTGAGAag CACGGGAAGGATTCGGACAAACCTTTGCCTTATTCCCATCTGGACATTGCTGGCTCCTCTGGACCATTCCCTGGTGTCCCCACCGGGGCCCCAATTGTTGCCATGGCAGCGCGATTTGTGTTTCCACGATGCTAA